The genomic interval AAAAAATACTTGCAGGCATCTGGCAATATAGAAGATATCTCCATGAGCTGATAGTAACATCACCTGTCGGGCTTGTACCACGTGAACTGGAAAATGGGTATCCTGCCAGATTTTATGATATTCCGGTAATCGGCACATGGTATGAGGATGAAAAAGTCATGATGAAAAACCTCATTTCCAGTTATATGAAGAAAAATAATTATTCAGAAATAATAGCATACATACCGGAAGACCTGGATTTTATCCGGGAATCACTTCCGGAAAACTCAAAGATAATAGAGGGAAGGGTTACTGATGATGGCAACATTGCGAAACTGGCATCCGTTTTAAAGGATACAATAACGGGTGATAGTGAGTATGCAAAGAAGCTGGACGATTACCGGGCAATATTGAGATTTCAGTTTGGTGAATGGATCATGCCATACCTTTCCAAGATAAAGCTGATAAATAGCTTTCATCAGGATATGCTTGTTGAAGATGGCAAAATACTTTTTGTGTATAACGAATCTATTGGCCGTTTTTCAATTACCCATGAATCGGGCAAATTTTTCATGGAGAACAATAAGTTTAATGTTTCAATTGAAGATTTTAACCCCACATCCAGTGTATACGCTATGGGAATACGCGACGCCACCACGGACATAAAGGCCTTCGATGAGGTGGTAATGACATATGGAAATGAATTGCGTGGCACCGGCACAGCATTAATGCCATCCAGGGCTATGGTAGATATGGATCATGGAGCTGCTGTAAAGGTCAGGTCAGGAGTTAAAAAGTAATATTTATTCTTAATAAAGGATTATTAATAATATTGAAATTATCCCCTATGAGTATTCTGATCAGGAATGGAACAATAATCACTGAAAACGACAACAGAGATATACTGCACGCCAACATACTTGTAGATGGCAATAAAATAACATATATTGGCAGTGAAGAGCTTCCACATGACAATGAAATAGATGCCACCGGCAAAGTTATCCTGCCCGGGTTCATAAATACTCACACACATGTGGGGATGAGTGGATTTAAGGGTTTGCTTGATGATATGGTTCTTTCCGAATTTCTTGATAAAACATCAAAACTTGATTCACAGAGGACAGAAGAAGGAATATACAACTCAAGCCTGCTGGGCATGAATGAAATGATCAACTCCGGAATAACCTCATTTGTTGATTTATATTATTCTGAGGATGTAATTGAAAAAGCAGTAGAAAAAACCGGAATGCGCGGCTTTCTTGCCTGGGCAACGCTTGATCAGGAGTTTACCACCCAGAAAGGAGACCCCGTTAAAAATGCAGAATCTTTCATAAAGAAAAAGCATCCTGACACAGTTACCCCTATGGCAGGAATTCAGGGCATATATGTTTCATCAGATGAGAACTATTTCAGGGTGAAAGAACTTTCTGAAAAGTACAATGTTATGGTGCACACACACCTTTCAGAAACCAGAAAGGAGGTATATGATTTTGTAAAAACCCATAATGAGCGGCCTGTAGAGCATCTGGGTTCCATAGGTTTCCTGTCTGATAAGCTCATTGCTGCACACTGTGTATGGATTACATTAAACGAAATTAAACTGCTTTCAAAATATAATACATCTGTTTCATGGAATTCTATAAGCAATGCCAAACTGGCATCCGGCGGAATAGCACCTGTTCCTGAATTGCTTTCCAACAGCGTTAATATCTCTCTTGGTACAGATAGTTCAGGAAGCAATAACTCATTAAACATGTTCGAAGAAATGAAATATTCAGCAATATCAATTAACAATGACCGGTGGTCAGCTGATACGGTAAAATCACAGCAGATACTGGATATGGCAACCAGGAACGCAGGCATGGCATTGCACGCACCAATCGGAATAATAAAAGAAGGATACCTTGCAGACCTTATTGTGCTTGATATGGAGCAATACAATACAATGCCATATACAGATTCTAACATAGTGAATAACATTGTATTTTCGGCAAATTCCGGGAATGTGGAACAGGTAATGGTAAACGGAAAAATAATCATGAAGAAGGATTCTAGCAAAACAGGAGTGTCTTTTTTCAGTGGATTAAATTATTTATAATTCCGGTCATACGGAACTATTTTCAAAATCTTAAAAGTATATAGAACCCTGCAAAGCAGGCCAGTTATTTATACTATTTACCTGCATTAATTGTAAATATATAACGGGTGGTGATGAAAACCCTATTATCTACCAAATAAAACACATGAGGCGCAGCTTTTAATTCTTTCTACTTTATTTCCATATCAGAATGCAATGCTAAATAACCATATGGATATAAAAATATATAAAGGCTTAAAATATTAACCAAAGGATAAGATATGAGCTGGACAGAAGCTGAAGTTAGGGAATTAAAAGTAGGAAGATACATGTTAATAGATGATTCACCCTGTAAAATAGTTGATATTACAATGTCAAAACCAGGTAAACACGGTGAAGCAAAAGGGCGAATTGTCGCCATAGGAGTATTTGATGGGCAGAAGCACAGTGTTGTTTACCCAGTGAAACATAAAATCAAGGTTCCTATAATAGTTAAAAAGAATGCACAGATACTTTCTATTGCAAATAATGAAGCACAGATGATGGATTCTGAAAGTTTTGAAACATTTATTTTGCCAATAGAGCCAGAAGATCAGGATAAATTAAAACCGGGAATGGAGGTGCCATATTGGGAAGCTATGGGAAAAAGGAAAATAATGCTGCAGAATTAATGTCGCAGTTTTCCAATCTAAAAATTGCTGACGCGCTGGCCAGCTATGAAGATGCAGATTATGTGATATTCGGGGCCCCATTCGATAATACGTCCAGTTACAGGAGAGGTTCCAGGCTGGCACCCAATTCCATACGGGCTGCCTATGATAATCTCGAATCATATGAGGTAAATTATGGTATAAACCTTCTCGATGCAAAAATATGTGACCTTGGGGACCTCCCGGTTTATGAGGATGTTGATTATATACTCAGTGAGATTGAAACGGCCACTGCTACAATATTCCACGACAAGAAAATACCGGTAATGCTTGGTGGTGAGCACTCCCTTACAGTAGGTGCACTGCGCAACCTTAAAGATATTACAATGGTAATTATTGACGCCCATTCTGATTTCAGGGATTCATATATGGGCAATAAGAATAACCATGCATGTGTTACAAGAAGGGCTCTTGAACTCCTGGGTAAAAACAAAATAATCTCAATAGGGACAAGGTCAACATCATACGAGGAAATAGCTTCAGGAGAATATGAAAATGTTAGATTCATCTCAGCAAATGAGGTCCGTGCATCAGGCATAGATGAAGTTATAAGCGAAGTTATGGAAAAAACATCGGATAGGGTTTATTTCTCCATTGATATGGATGGTTTCGACCCGGCATATGCACCTGGCGTTGGAACTCCAGAGCCATACGGGCTTACATCATATGATGTTCGCAGCATATTAACATCAATATCAGATAGAATAATTGGTTTTGATATAAATGAAATGACGCCACTATACGATAATGGCAATACATCAATGCTTGCTGCAAAATTAATTCAGGATTTTATAGCGAGCCGTGAAAAGGCTCTAAAAAAATAAATTTATAATCCCATTTTTGAAGTTATTTCTTTTCCCTTTGTTATTATTACCTTGCATGGTGTAGGCAATTTTATGGAAGCTTTCTTTAAAGCATCTTTCATGGTTTTAGCGCTGGCTCTGTCTACCTTCCCAACCATAATAATTTCTCCAATATGGACTCTTGCGGCTGTTCCTACCGGTTTTCCAAAAGCCATTCTCATACCACTGGATATCCTATCAGCACCTGCTCCGGTAGCCATTTTATGTTCACGGATTACCTGGTGCGGGTACACGCGTATATGAAGGAAATAATTTCCAGCTCCCACGTTTTCAAGTAATTTCCTGTTAATAGAAATTCTTGCAGCTTCCAGGGCTGTATGCCTTATCTGGCACGCTTCTTCTGCTACTAATTGCATTTCAATTTCAAATTCCCTTTTCTGGTTACCCTGTACGAATGTGGTAATCTTGGGGTAAGGAACCCCGCCCATAAACTCCTTTCTCGTATATGCTGGGCCTGAAATCTTTGAATACATTCTTGCTGGTTTAGTTACCATAATAATCTATTCATGAATTCATGCGCGTATAAAAACATTTACGAAAATATCCGGTAAAAAATTTTATAGCTCCATCCAGGAATTCAAAAAAATATTGCTATTTGATTATTAAACTAAAGTAATAGGGCGTCTCACATTTTAACAATTGACGATTTTCATTATCTCCCTCGGTTTTTCTCCCAGTTCCATGTTTGATATTATCATGAGATTGTATGCAATTGTTTTCAGGCCTATTGCAGTATCATAATCCCTGTTCACAGTGTACCAGATATTCTCACACTTCAGTATTTCTTCAAGTATGCTGAAGGTACGCTCTATTTCCCATCTAAGAGGATACATTGAAGCATATTCTTTTCTCATGTCAATGCCTATTTTCCTGTTTAATGGCAACCTATTATCTACTATCCCTCTTCTCCTATTGGTATCAATTACAGGTAGAGCATGTGTATTTTCAAATATATAATCGTATATGTCAGATGCATCATAAGCTGAATCTGCAAGAACATATGAGAAATCTCTAACAGAATCCACCATATCATGCGACACATGGGAATCATGCATATTTCCCTTTGTTACCATCCATTCCATTATAATGAGGGAATCAACATCAATTGCCATATGGCATTTTCTACCATATGACCATCCCTTTGTTGTCTTTGACCATCCTGATACTGGATCTTTGTAATTATTCCATGCCTTTCTTCTCATTGCTGTTGAATGCTTGCATGTATGTATTATAAAGGAATCTATTGCAGCTATTGATTCTATTGAATAAAGATAGGTAATTTCGTTGTTTACTGCATGGAGGTCTATCATTCTGGCTCTCCTTGAAAGTGTCTGGAAGCTTGGTATCTCGTTAAGGCCAGCCATTCTTATATATTCCTCATGGTTGGTGAGGAATATTCTGGCTGATCTATAAGATATATTGAAAATCTGTAAAACTATCAGCACCTTCAATATCTGTCTATCTGTGTACTTTCTTTTCCTGTCATCAGGCGAAACAATATTATCTATGATTTCCATAATCAATGGGATTTGCTGTGAGGGCATATCCCATTATTGTTTTTTTGTTAATAATGTTCGACATCTGTCTGATATTTTATGAAATGTGAGACACCCTATAAAGTAATTTATCCAGTGGCAGTTATTAATCCACTGCATCTGCGGGCGTTTCTTCTACTGTTGTGGAACCTGCATTTTTGACAGTGTCAGGTCTCTTTATCCATGTAATTAATGTAATTGCAAGTACAACTACTATTATTACGATTCCCAGCACTGATGCAAAGTTATATGGATATGCAGGAAGGGGGAAGAAATTTGATGCCAGTACAGCTATAAGGGCAACTATTGAAATTACAGGTGCAATCAAATATCCGGTGAGGGTTTTTTTGTTAATTTTCCCTGCCTTAAATGTTGAAATTATAAGACTTGAAGAAGATATGGATCTGATCAGGAATGAGAAAAATGCATCGGCAAACAAAAGCACGTAGCCTCCATCTATGGGGCCAAAATATATTCCGAATACCATGCACAGGAATACGGATATAGCCAGAATGAAAATTGTTGTATAAACAGGAGTTCCATTTTTGTCAGTGCGGGAAAATATTCCGGGGAAAATTATATTATCTCTGGAAAATGCGTAAAATATCCGTGTCATGGAAGTTCCCATGGATATATTGTTTCCCATGAAGCTATTGACAGTAAATATGAAGAGAAGCCCGAACATTATTGGGCTCAACTCTCTGAAAAGGACTAACCCGTTATCCACAGAATTTCCAAAGGAAAGCATTCTAGATGGCCCCCATGCAACTGTCATAGCATATGATAAGAATACTATAGTAACGCCTATTATAATTGAGGAAATTAATAATGATTTTGGAACCGTTTTTTTCGGTATATGTGCTTCTTCAGAAATTGCAGTTAATGCTATAGATAACCCTATAAATGTTACCACGGACAGGGTAAGGGAATGTGCGAATCCTATGATCCCGCCACTGGCAATAAACGGCGAAAAAACCGCAAGCGTATTATTCTTCCCTGCAAGTATAACAAGGCCTATTCCCCCGGCTATAAGAATGATGAATTCTGCGATCCCGGTTATTATCTGGTAATTTGTGGAAAACCGGATTCCCTTATAGAGTATTATAAAGGTTATAACATTCAATGCAAGTACTATGGGAATCCATAATCCTCCGGTCAAGATTTTACTATCAAATATGCCAAAAAATCCAGCAAGTCCAAGCATGCCAAACCCCGCATAAGCAAATATTGTTCCGAAAAGCAAATTCCACCCTTCGAATGTTGCCATGAATCCCCCTATACTCTTTCCCACATAGGTAAAATCACTCCCTGCGGAAACATACTTGCTGGAAAACCTGTAGGAAGTATTCAATATAGTTAAATATATAAGAAAACCCACCAGTATTGATAGTGGAGTTGCGCCCAGAGCTACCAGTGCTATACCTCCAAGGAGATACGCTATATCAGCGGCGGGAGCAGTCATTCCCCAGCCCTGCCATACAAGCCTGTTTGTTCCAAGAATATTTCTTTTTAAATTATCTGCCACGGAAAACGATAAAAATGTTATCTATAAATATATTGTAGCACAGAAATATAACAATATTGTGATATAAAATAATACCTGTTTCCTATTTATGGTTGCCTTCTTCCTATAATATTGTTAATAATTATATTATATGGCCCTGTGTAATCTTTATCCAGTTTCTGGCCACATTTTGTGCATTCAAGGGACATATCTGGCCCTATCCTGTATTCCACGTTTCCACAATTGGGGCATGCACTTCTTATCCAGAGCTCATCAGGTGGTGTTTTGATCCTTGGCTGAATTTTCGCTGCCGTATTGGGTTCTCCAGATTGTGCCGGTTCATCCGTGCCTCTTTCCCGGGAGGCTTTTCTATTTCTATCTACAATATAAAAAGTCACAGTGTAAAGCCCGAGAAATGCCCATATAAATATGAAAACTGAAGTGATCGATGATACTATAACATTGCCGGCAAAGGCAGTAAGTGCAAATTCAATGAACGAGGAAACGAAACTGGCAAAGACTGATCTTAATAATCCATATCTTATATAAATAAAGCTGAGTGCCAGTGTTGAAAGGTAAATTAGAATGGAATCATAAATATTATAATTTGTAATTAGGACAGCTACTGCTGCGGGCAATATCATAAAAACTATCAGATACTCTTTAACATGACCGTAGGGATTCAGGAACGAAGAAAATTTGAACTTTTTTGTAGCCAGCAGAATTATGGCAATTAATATTGTAATAGGTATAAACTCAAATATGAGAACCTGAAAAACAGAACTCATGAGATAGATAAAATTCTGTTCCCCTAATGGCATTTTTGATACCGGGCTAACTGCTATTGACGGATCAAAAACTTCTATAATTACAGAGGAAAATACGAGCAAAGCCATGTAAACAGCAAGTGCAGAGAAATAATACTCATTATTTTTTATATCAAAACTTGCAAATTTAGTGCTGTTATAAATGAATGGTGTGAAAGATGCCAGAACTATAATAATGCCTGATATTAGAAATATATATGCCAGATTGCTAGTAACGGTAATATGAAGGTAAAAATAGGAACCTGAAACACCTATTATTGAGTTTATGTCTTTGATAAGAAAAGGGATTGTAAAAAAGAATCCAAGAACAGCTATAGCAATTCCAATATACGAAATGCCCCTGTTCAGTCTATTTATTAAATTCAGTTCATCCATTTAAAATCATATAAAATAATCATAATTCAACCTATCGGTTTCACAGGCATAATTAAAAATTTTTGCCAGAAATTTATAAAAATAAATTATGCAGGCATAAATTTATTTCAAAGTTATTGTAAGCCGTTTATCTATTTTCCCTTTAACGGTTGAACTGGCCACTTCTATTTCGCCTACTTCGGATGTAGTTGCCGTATAGAGGCCATAATCAGACTGCAATGGAAGCCCCGCAATGTTTATGACCCTCAGTTCTTCATCATCTGGCAATGTCCCCGTGGAATAGCTCATTCTCTGTTTTTCCCGTGGAAAATCATTATTGTTCATGTATTCTATCTTTATGGGAATGTTCTGCTTCACTATTTTGTTTGCTTCCTCAGTGATATTTTTTACTATGTCTTCTGTAATGTTGTCTATATAAAGATCAACCCATGCTTTGTCATCATATGTCTGGCTTATTCTTGATTTGGCGTTGTAAAACTTATAAGCCAATCCAGATATTATAAACATGGCCGTCCTGAATCTCATATGGATACTCCTGACATCCCAGTCCAGTTTCTGCTGAATTGTTTTTCCAACCACATTCTCCGGATATGTATCCAGAGAAATAAGGTGAATATAGTCCCCGTCTGTCCACACGTCCACTATTCCATAAGTTTTTCCGTCAATAACTATTTCACCCTTATCATTCTGCTGCCCATCCATAGTAGGGAAAAAAATAGTTTTGTCCACAGTCAAATCTGTAAATTCACACATAAGGACCTTCCCCTCGCATTCCTTTAAGTATGAGTCCTTTAAGAATATCTGTTCTGTTATCATTAAGCACATAAGAACTTATTTCTATATAATTTTATTTTTATTTTTTCATGAATAATATGCATACTATTACTGTTTATCTAAATTCTCCCCAAAAATATCATAAAGCATATACCCTGTCCTGGTAATTTTTTCTTTTTCCATTAAATAATGGTTATGGCGTTTAAAATCGAAGTTTTTGAAAGTTACATTATCATATGATATATCCATTAATACCAGGGGCTCCGGGCTTGCCAGATACGTAAATTTGTTTTCCAGTGAGAAAGGGTGTTTTTTCCCCATAAGTGCAAAAGCCATCATGCTCCGTATCTGATGCCATACAAAACTACGCCCCTGGATATTAATTATGTAAAATCCATTGCGGGTTGAATAATTTATTGATTTTATAGTTCTTACAGTATTCCTACTGTCCAGTTTACAAAAATTTACAAAATCATGCTGCCCCACAAATTCTCCAAGCGTTTCCATTACCCGGGATATATCAATATTCTCAGTTATAATATATGAATATTGCTTCAAGGAGTTGTGCCTGGGGTTTAAATAGCTATCAAGTGCCGAATAGGAATAAAAGAACATTCCTGGAATTCTGGCGTTCAGGATTCCCATGACATTTCCTATATTTGTATCTGTGTCAACCAGCATAACATTTCCCCTTGCCGATACATACCTATCAGTTCTTGCTGCACTTTCAATGTTATTTCCAATACCGTATTTTTTCAGTATTTTTATAATTGAATCCTCAACACTGTTTTCACCATTCCCCCTTTGAAAACCCGTAAATGATGTTCCATCATATCCATATTTTATAAGATAATACATTGTTTCTCTCTAATTTTTGATAAGGCTTTGCTATCAGGCAATGCTTCCCATGCACATTACCCTCTCTGGGAGTTATATTATTTTTGTGCCTGTTCCCTGAAGGTCTCCAGCTTTCTACACTTTACCCTTACATGTAAATAAGGTTTTATCATGTTAATTGTTCTTGCGGCTACGCCACAAAGCCCACAATTTGAATATAATGCATATTAATAAATCTTTGTGTGTTGAGTTGTATAATTTTAATGTTTTATTGTCCTACTGAACCATATACTTTTTATTAATACCGGTTACATAGGAAAATGTACATTATGGTGTTTCTAAAAGTAGTATGGCAAAACTTTATATCGGGTTTTAATTTAATCCATTAAAATGTCGGTCCCTTACAGAATTACCATCAGAGTTTCTGAAGATTTAATTAATCAACTTCAGGAAATAGTGGAAAAAAATCAATATAGCAGTATTTCAGAGGCAATACGTTTAGCCATCAGTGAATTTATAACAAAAAACAGGGAAAATGCTACCAGCAAGGTAGACCTGAAACTTCCAAGAAATATATACACAGAACTTGAAGAGGAAGTAAACAATGGAAATGCCATATCTGTGAACGACCTTATACGATTCATATTGAGGGAATATGCAAAGGGAAAAACAAAAAACTAAATTTATATAAATTGTTAGTATCAGTTTACAATGGTTGTAATAAAGGAAAACAAGGATGACCTTATCCATGAAATCGGTATCAATTATTACTCAAAATTAAGTGATTTTGCGGGGATTATAGGATATTCCATTGAAGAAGAAAATAATGAAGTAAAGCTGGAATTTAATCCTGACAGGCCAGATCTTTTCTCATTTTATGCATTAAAATCCAATATGAAAATATTTTATGACGGCAATTATAGAATAAAGCCGCTCTTCGAAAAATCAGATAAACTAATCCGTGTAGATAATAGTGTAAAATCTGAAAGGCCTTATGTGATGTCCTTTGTCGCCCGTGGAAAGCCACTTGGAAATTATTATAGCCATATAATAGATTATCAGGAAAAACTACACGAAACTATTGGAAAATCAAGAAAAAAGATGGCTATAGGCATACATGACCTTGATAATATCTCACCTCCCTTCCTGTTTACCATGCGGGATAAAAAAACTTTAGAATTTACAACATATGACAATTTCCATGGAACAGCCAGAGAAATACTGGAGAAGCATGATAAGGGAAAACAGTACCGGCAGCTAATTTCATCGGACACAATGGTGCCTGTAATACTTGACAGCAAGGAAGATGTAATGTCAATGCCCCCCATAATAAATGGGCTGAAATCTAAAATTGGAAATAATACATCAAAACTTTTCTTTGATATAACAGGAACAGACTATAATGCGGTGCTTTCTGCGTTTTACCTCTTTGCCTATGAAATGTCGTATATTGGATATGAAGTACTTATACCTGATGCTGATAGGAATACAATTAACTATGACTGGAGAAAGGTAGAAATTACACATAAAGAAATTACAAAACTTATGGGATTGGAACCTGATAATACTGTAATTTTGCTGAGAAAAATGGGATACAGATGTGAAGTAACATCGGGTGGTTACAGGGTAGACGTTCCAGGAAACCGTATAGATGTTATGGGGCCTGTAGACATAATAGAGGATATAGCAAAGGCATATGGCTATGGTCGCATTCCAGCCAGGCCACTGAAAACTTCAGGTACCGGTGTTCCGTACACACCGAACGAAGATGAGAATATAATTAAAGGAATATTAACATCTATAAATTACCAGGAAGTCAGAAGCTTTATCCTGAATTCAGAAGATTTTTACAGGAAAACAGGATACTCAGGAGATGTAATAATCACAAACCCTAAAAGTTTAGAATACTCAGTAATTAGAGATAAATTATATCCAGGCATAATAAGCCTTCTTGCAATTAATAAGCGGAGAAAACTGCCTTTAAAAATTTTTGAAATAGGGCAGGTTGTTGTTTCCGGAAATCAGGAAAGCCATCTCTGTGTATTGTACAACAATTCGAAGGCAGCTTATTCAGACATTTATGCTGTGCTTGAATATTTGCTGGCAAGAACAATAAATGCCGGTGCAAAGGTGTTGCAGGGCAATTATAATGAAATTATATCAGGTAGAGGAGG from Ferroplasma acidiphilum carries:
- a CDS encoding amidohydrolase family protein, with the translated sequence MSILIRNGTIITENDNRDILHANILVDGNKITYIGSEELPHDNEIDATGKVILPGFINTHTHVGMSGFKGLLDDMVLSEFLDKTSKLDSQRTEEGIYNSSLLGMNEMINSGITSFVDLYYSEDVIEKAVEKTGMRGFLAWATLDQEFTTQKGDPVKNAESFIKKKHPDTVTPMAGIQGIYVSSDENYFRVKELSEKYNVMVHTHLSETRKEVYDFVKTHNERPVEHLGSIGFLSDKLIAAHCVWITLNEIKLLSKYNTSVSWNSISNAKLASGGIAPVPELLSNSVNISLGTDSSGSNNSLNMFEEMKYSAISINNDRWSADTVKSQQILDMATRNAGMALHAPIGIIKEGYLADLIVLDMEQYNTMPYTDSNIVNNIVFSANSGNVEQVMVNGKIIMKKDSSKTGVSFFSGLNYL
- a CDS encoding translation initiation factor IF-5A, translated to MSWTEAEVRELKVGRYMLIDDSPCKIVDITMSKPGKHGEAKGRIVAIGVFDGQKHSVVYPVKHKIKVPIIVKKNAQILSIANNEAQMMDSESFETFILPIEPEDQDKLKPGMEVPYWEAMGKRKIMLQN
- the speB gene encoding agmatinase translates to MGSYGKKENNAAELMSQFSNLKIADALASYEDADYVIFGAPFDNTSSYRRGSRLAPNSIRAAYDNLESYEVNYGINLLDAKICDLGDLPVYEDVDYILSEIETATATIFHDKKIPVMLGGEHSLTVGALRNLKDITMVIIDAHSDFRDSYMGNKNNHACVTRRALELLGKNKIISIGTRSTSYEEIASGEYENVRFISANEVRASGIDEVISEVMEKTSDRVYFSIDMDGFDPAYAPGVGTPEPYGLTSYDVRSILTSISDRIIGFDINEMTPLYDNGNTSMLAAKLIQDFIASREKALKK
- a CDS encoding 50S ribosomal protein L16, coding for MVTKPARMYSKISGPAYTRKEFMGGVPYPKITTFVQGNQKREFEIEMQLVAEEACQIRHTALEAARISINRKLLENVGAGNYFLHIRVYPHQVIREHKMATGAGADRISSGMRMAFGKPVGTAARVHIGEIIMVGKVDRASAKTMKDALKKASIKLPTPCKVIITKGKEITSKMGL
- a CDS encoding transposase, whose protein sequence is MPSQQIPLIMEIIDNIVSPDDRKRKYTDRQILKVLIVLQIFNISYRSARIFLTNHEEYIRMAGLNEIPSFQTLSRRARMIDLHAVNNEITYLYSIESIAAIDSFIIHTCKHSTAMRRKAWNNYKDPVSGWSKTTKGWSYGRKCHMAIDVDSLIIMEWMVTKGNMHDSHVSHDMVDSVRDFSYVLADSAYDASDIYDYIFENTHALPVIDTNRRRGIVDNRLPLNRKIGIDMRKEYASMYPLRWEIERTFSILEEILKCENIWYTVNRDYDTAIGLKTIAYNLMIISNMELGEKPREIMKIVNC
- a CDS encoding APC family permease, whose product is MADNLKRNILGTNRLVWQGWGMTAPAADIAYLLGGIALVALGATPLSILVGFLIYLTILNTSYRFSSKYVSAGSDFTYVGKSIGGFMATFEGWNLLFGTIFAYAGFGMLGLAGFFGIFDSKILTGGLWIPIVLALNVITFIILYKGIRFSTNYQIITGIAEFIILIAGGIGLVILAGKNNTLAVFSPFIASGGIIGFAHSLTLSVVTFIGLSIALTAISEEAHIPKKTVPKSLLISSIIIGVTIVFLSYAMTVAWGPSRMLSFGNSVDNGLVLFRELSPIMFGLLFIFTVNSFMGNNISMGTSMTRIFYAFSRDNIIFPGIFSRTDKNGTPVYTTIFILAISVFLCMVFGIYFGPIDGGYVLLFADAFFSFLIRSISSSSLIISTFKAGKINKKTLTGYLIAPVISIVALIAVLASNFFPLPAYPYNFASVLGIVIIVVVLAITLITWIKRPDTVKNAGSTTVEETPADAVD
- a CDS encoding alanyl-tRNA editing protein, with the protein product MITEQIFLKDSYLKECEGKVLMCEFTDLTVDKTIFFPTMDGQQNDKGEIVIDGKTYGIVDVWTDGDYIHLISLDTYPENVVGKTIQQKLDWDVRSIHMRFRTAMFIISGLAYKFYNAKSRISQTYDDKAWVDLYIDNITEDIVKNITEEANKIVKQNIPIKIEYMNNNDFPREKQRMSYSTGTLPDDEELRVINIAGLPLQSDYGLYTATTSEVGEIEVASSTVKGKIDKRLTITLK
- a CDS encoding pseudouridine synthase family protein; protein product: MYYLIKYGYDGTSFTGFQRGNGENSVEDSIIKILKKYGIGNNIESAARTDRYVSARGNVMLVDTDTNIGNVMGILNARIPGMFFYSYSALDSYLNPRHNSLKQYSYIITENIDISRVMETLGEFVGQHDFVNFCKLDSRNTVRTIKSINYSTRNGFYIINIQGRSFVWHQIRSMMAFALMGKKHPFSLENKFTYLASPEPLVLMDISYDNVTFKNFDFKRHNHYLMEKEKITRTGYMLYDIFGENLDKQ
- a CDS encoding ribbon-helix-helix domain-containing protein, which encodes MSVPYRITIRVSEDLINQLQEIVEKNQYSSISEAIRLAISEFITKNRENATSKVDLKLPRNIYTELEEEVNNGNAISVNDLIRFILREYAKGKTKN
- the pheT gene encoding phenylalanine--tRNA ligase subunit beta; this translates as MVVIKENKDDLIHEIGINYYSKLSDFAGIIGYSIEEENNEVKLEFNPDRPDLFSFYALKSNMKIFYDGNYRIKPLFEKSDKLIRVDNSVKSERPYVMSFVARGKPLGNYYSHIIDYQEKLHETIGKSRKKMAIGIHDLDNISPPFLFTMRDKKTLEFTTYDNFHGTAREILEKHDKGKQYRQLISSDTMVPVILDSKEDVMSMPPIINGLKSKIGNNTSKLFFDITGTDYNAVLSAFYLFAYEMSYIGYEVLIPDADRNTINYDWRKVEITHKEITKLMGLEPDNTVILLRKMGYRCEVTSGGYRVDVPGNRIDVMGPVDIIEDIAKAYGYGRIPARPLKTSGTGVPYTPNEDENIIKGILTSINYQEVRSFILNSEDFYRKTGYSGDVIITNPKSLEYSVIRDKLYPGIISLLAINKRRKLPLKIFEIGQVVVSGNQESHLCVLYNNSKAAYSDIYAVLEYLLARTINAGAKVLQGNYNEIISGRGGDIVYENTTLGIIGEMDPSILVDFGIQNPVAFMEINLDKLRNIIEK